Proteins from a genomic interval of Quercus lobata isolate SW786 chromosome 11, ValleyOak3.0 Primary Assembly, whole genome shotgun sequence:
- the LOC115966719 gene encoding uncharacterized protein LOC115966719, whose amino-acid sequence MSVARLSTEDGGRESKRSKKGNSPVLGFSGEDKIGTIQPHDDALVVKLRIGGFDVKRVLVDPGSAVEVMYADLYKGLNLKLEHLMAYDSPLVSFEGKTVTPKGQIRLPIQTGSEVVEVDFIVVDAYSPYTAVVARPWLHALGTVSSTLHQKVKYPSGSQVEEIGGDQAMVRQCMVAAISHLSSTEPKTSMKEDL is encoded by the coding sequence ATGTCTGTGGCTCGGCTCTCCACCGAGGACGGTGGGAGGGAGTCCAAAAGGTCTAAGAAGGGGAACTCACCTGTGCTGGGATTCTCGGGCGAGGATAAGATTGGAACCATCCAACCTCATGACGATGCTTTGGTAGTTAAGCTTAGGATTGGAGGGTTCGATGTGAAGAGAGTACTGGTAGACCCGGGCAGTGCTGTGGAGGTGATGTACGCCGACctgtacaaggggctgaacctaaAGCTCGAGCACCTAATGGCGTACGATTCCCCTCTTGTAAGTTTCGAGGGGAAGACTGTCACACCAAAAGGGCAGATCAGACTGCCCATACAGACCGGatcagaggtggtggaggtggattttatcgTGGTTGACGCCTACTCACCGTACACGGCCGTAGTAGCTAGACCTTGGCTCCACGCCCTAGGAACCGTTTCTTCTACACTTCACCAGAAGGTAAAATACCCGTCAGGAAGCCAAGTGGAGGAGATTGGGGGAGATCAAGCCATGGTtaggcaatgcatggtggcTGCCATCTCCCACCTATCCAGTACAGAACCCAAAACATCTATGAAAGAAGACTTATAG